One stretch of Streptomyces sp. A2-16 DNA includes these proteins:
- the yicI gene encoding alpha-xylosidase has product MKFTDGYWLLREGVTADHPAVVHEVVASDGGLEIHAPSQPIRHRGDLLKGPVVTISAHAPMPDVIGVTFTHFEGEQPDRPEFELRKEEFAPHTGSDEDSATLTSGTLSVRFARTGPWQVDFLADGRVLTSSGTKNMGILRDATGAHYLREQLNLTVGTSVYGLGERFGPLVKNGQVVDIWNADGGTATEQAYKNVPFYLTDAGYGVFVDHPGKVSFEVGSEAVSRVQFSAETQELTYYVIHGPSPKEIIRKYTALTGRPALPPAWSFGLWLSTSFTTSYDEETVTSFIDGMKDRELPLSVFHFDCFWMREFNWCDFQWDPRVFPDPEGMLARLHARGLRVSAWINPYIAQRSPLFAEGKALGHLLKRPDGSVWQWDLWQPGMALVDFTSPAARDWYASKLEALLAQGVDCFKTDFGERVPLDVEWSDGSDPERMHNYYTYLYNRTVFDVLRKHRGEQEAVVFARSATAGSQQFPVHWGGDCEATYESMAESLRGGLSLGLSGFGFWSHDIGGFEGTPTPALFKRWLAFGLLSSHSRLHGSSSYRVPWLFDEESVDVLRHFTRLKLKLMPYLYEAARTAHAEGVPVMRAMVLEFPDDPGCAHLERQYMLGPDLLVAPVFDDEGEVSYYVPEGTWTHFVTGETVTGPRWVREKHDFMSVPLLVRPGAVIPVGAVDDRPDYDHADGVTLRAFGLGRGEQVTVQVDGVAFTVVREGDTLRASCGDPSAPWGLAAGDRAARARAGTGFLSLELG; this is encoded by the coding sequence ATGAAGTTCACCGACGGCTACTGGCTGCTGCGCGAGGGCGTCACCGCGGACCATCCGGCCGTGGTCCACGAGGTCGTCGCCTCCGACGGCGGCCTCGAGATCCATGCGCCGTCCCAGCCCATCCGCCACCGCGGCGACCTGTTGAAGGGACCGGTCGTGACGATCAGCGCCCACGCCCCGATGCCCGACGTCATCGGCGTCACCTTCACCCACTTCGAGGGCGAGCAGCCGGACCGCCCCGAATTCGAGCTCAGGAAGGAGGAGTTCGCTCCGCACACCGGGTCCGACGAGGACTCCGCGACCCTGACCTCCGGCACCCTGTCGGTCCGGTTCGCCCGCACCGGCCCCTGGCAGGTCGACTTCCTCGCCGACGGCCGGGTCCTCACCAGCAGCGGCACCAAGAACATGGGCATCCTGCGGGACGCGACCGGGGCGCACTACCTGCGCGAGCAGCTCAACCTGACCGTCGGCACCTCGGTCTACGGCCTCGGCGAGCGCTTCGGGCCGCTGGTGAAGAACGGCCAGGTCGTCGACATCTGGAACGCCGACGGCGGCACGGCCACCGAACAGGCCTACAAGAACGTCCCGTTCTACCTCACGGACGCGGGCTACGGCGTCTTCGTCGACCACCCCGGCAAGGTCTCCTTCGAGGTCGGCTCGGAAGCGGTCTCCCGGGTCCAGTTCAGCGCCGAGACCCAGGAACTGACGTACTACGTCATCCACGGCCCGTCTCCCAAGGAGATCATCCGCAAGTACACGGCCCTCACCGGCCGTCCGGCGCTGCCGCCCGCCTGGTCCTTCGGTCTGTGGCTGTCGACGTCCTTCACGACGTCGTACGACGAGGAGACGGTGACGTCGTTCATCGACGGCATGAAGGACCGCGAACTGCCCCTGTCCGTCTTTCACTTCGACTGCTTCTGGATGCGCGAGTTCAACTGGTGCGACTTCCAGTGGGACCCGCGGGTCTTCCCCGACCCGGAGGGCATGCTCGCCCGGCTGCATGCGCGGGGCCTGAGGGTGTCCGCGTGGATCAACCCGTACATCGCCCAGAGATCCCCGCTGTTCGCGGAGGGCAAGGCGCTCGGCCACCTGCTGAAGCGCCCCGACGGCAGCGTGTGGCAGTGGGACCTGTGGCAGCCGGGCATGGCCCTGGTCGACTTCACCAGCCCGGCCGCCCGCGACTGGTACGCCTCCAAACTGGAGGCCCTGCTCGCGCAGGGCGTGGACTGCTTCAAGACCGACTTCGGCGAGCGGGTGCCGCTGGACGTGGAGTGGTCGGACGGCTCCGACCCCGAGCGGATGCACAACTACTACACCTACCTCTACAACCGGACCGTCTTCGACGTGCTGCGCAAGCACCGCGGCGAACAGGAGGCGGTGGTCTTCGCCCGCTCGGCGACCGCGGGCAGCCAGCAGTTCCCGGTGCACTGGGGCGGCGACTGCGAGGCGACGTACGAGTCGATGGCCGAGTCGCTGCGCGGCGGGCTGTCCTTGGGGCTCTCCGGCTTCGGCTTCTGGAGCCACGACATCGGCGGCTTCGAGGGCACCCCGACGCCGGCGCTGTTCAAGCGTTGGCTGGCCTTCGGACTCCTCTCCTCCCACAGCCGGCTGCACGGCAGCTCCTCCTACCGGGTGCCGTGGCTGTTCGACGAGGAGTCCGTGGACGTCCTGCGCCACTTCACCCGCCTCAAGCTGAAGCTCATGCCGTACCTCTACGAGGCCGCGCGCACCGCCCACGCCGAGGGCGTGCCGGTGATGCGGGCGATGGTCCTGGAGTTCCCCGACGACCCCGGGTGCGCGCACCTGGAGCGGCAGTACATGCTCGGCCCGGACCTGCTGGTGGCGCCGGTGTTCGACGACGAGGGCGAGGTCTCCTACTACGTCCCCGAGGGCACCTGGACCCACTTCGTGACCGGGGAGACGGTCACCGGGCCGCGCTGGGTGCGCGAGAAGCACGACTTCATGAGCGTGCCGCTGCTGGTCAGGCCGGGTGCGGTGATCCCGGTCGGCGCGGTGGACGACCGCCCCGACTACGACCACGCCGACGGGGTGACCCTGCGGGCCTTCGGTCTCGGGCGGGGCGAGCAGGTGACGGTACAGGTCGACGGGGTCGCCTTCACCGTCGTACGCGAAGGGGACACACTGCGGGCGTCCTGCGGTGACCCGTCGGCGCCCTGGGGCCTGGCGGCCGGGGACAGGGCGGCGCGGGCGCGGGCCGGGACCGGGTTCCTCTCCCTGGAGCTGGGCTGA